In Anaerobaca lacustris, the sequence TCGGATATGGCGACGTGCATCTGGCCAAAGGTGTCCATGGATGGCTGAGGAACGCAAGCTCAAGAGAATCCTGCTGAAGCAGCCGGCCATACGCCGGGTCCTGCTGGCCCTGCTGCCCTGCGTGGCGGGGGCGGTCTACTTCTTCGGCTGGCGAAGCCTGTTTCTGATCGTCTGGGCCGGCGTCGTCGGCTTCGTGGTCGAATGGATCTTCGCGCGCCGACGCAAGGAGCCGGTCAGCGAAGCGGTTTTCGTCACCACGACCCTGTTTGCCCTCGTCATGCCGCCGACGGTCTCTTGGCACGTTTTGACGATCGGCGTAGTCTTTGCCGTGATGTTCGCCAAGGAGATCTTCGGCGGTTTCGGTCGCAACATCTTCAATCCGGCCCTGGCCGGACGATGCTTCGTCTACGTCTGCTTCCCCGTGGCCCTGACCGCCACCTGGGCTCCGGCTGCCGACGGCCTCACAGGCGCCCTGAACGTCTGGACCACCGCGTCCGGCCCCGACGCCATCACAGGGGCAACACCCTTGGCCAATCTCAAGGCCGGCAAGATCGTGTTGAGTTCCGATTCGTCCGCGACCTCTCAGATTCCGGTCGACATTGACGAGGGGACGACGGTTGAGTTGAGGCGAAGCGCCCTTTTCCGGGCCTTGGCCCTGGGGCGAATCAGCGGCACGATGGGGGTGACCAGCGCGCTGCTCATCACGATCGGCGGCCTCTATCTGTTCTGGACGAAAACGGCCAACCGGACGATCATCGTGACGCTCATCGTCACCTACGCGGCCCTCAGCCAGACTCTCCATTCACTCGGCGTCGCGCCCGTGCCGGCCGCCTGGACGGCGGTGCTCGGCGGCGGTTTCCTGTTCGGCGCGTTCTTCATGGCCACCGATCCGGTCAGCGCGCCGAAGACGAATCTCGCCAGGATCATCTACGCGATCATCATCGGCGTCTGCACCGTTGTGATCCGCAACTTCTCGATTTTCAACGGCGGCCTGATGTTCTCGATCCTGATCGGCAACATGTTCGCACCGATCCTCGACTACGCCGTTCGCGCGCGTCAATCGGCCAAGAAAGCCGGAAAGGGGGCGTGATGCGAGAGAAGCGCTGGTTCCCCATTCTGTATATGTTCGTCGTAACGGCGTTCTTCAGCTCGATCGTGATCGGCGTCACCAGCCTGACGCGCCGGCGTGTTGAGGCCAACGCGACACTGGCCTTCGAGCGGGCCGTGCTCGAAGTCGTGCCCGACTTGTTCGACGCGCCGCCGAGCAACGCGGAGGTTCACCCGCGTTTCGTCGAGCTGGTTGCCGAACCGATGGCGTCCTCCGGCGGGGCCTACACCGTGACGAAGGACGGCCGGCTCGTGGCCTATGCGCTGCCGTTTCTGGGCCAGGGGTTCTGGGCGCCGATCGGCGGCGTCATCGGCATCGATGCGGACGCAAAGACCGTCACGGGAATCGCCTTCTACGAGCAGAACGAAACGCCGGGCCTCGGCGCCGAGATCACCAAGGCCCCGTTTCGCAGCCAATTCAAGAGGAAAGTGCTCACCGACCAGGGCGCGCCGCTTGGCATGAGGCGTCCCGGCGCCGAGTTGGACGAAAGCAGCGTCCATGCGATCACCGGGGCCACGCAGACCAGCACCCGGCTCGAAGGGATCATCAATGCGGCCCTGACCGAATGGCGATCGAAGATGGGCGAGGAGGGCACGCGACCATGACTCCTGCCGCCACCGAATCCGAGAACAAGAAGATCATCCTCACCGGCCTCTGGCGCGACAACCCGATCTTCAAGCAGGTGCTCGGCATCTGCAGCACGCTGGCGGTGACCAACCTGGTGCTCAATACGATGGTGATGTGCGTGGCGCTGGTGTTCACGCTCTCCCTGAGTTCGGCCACCGTCTCGCTCCTGCGGACGCTGACCCCGCGCAACATCCGGATGATGGTCGAGACGCTGATCATCGCGTTCTACGTCATCATCGTGGACGTCGTGCTGAAGGCCTACTGGCCCGATATGAGCGGCAACCTCGGTCCTTACGTTGGCCTGATCATCACCAACTGCATCGTCATGGGCCGCTGCGAGGCGTTCGGCAACAGCAATCCGCCGGGCCGCGCGTTCCTGGATGGTA encodes:
- a CDS encoding RnfABCDGE type electron transport complex subunit D encodes the protein MAEERKLKRILLKQPAIRRVLLALLPCVAGAVYFFGWRSLFLIVWAGVVGFVVEWIFARRRKEPVSEAVFVTTTLFALVMPPTVSWHVLTIGVVFAVMFAKEIFGGFGRNIFNPALAGRCFVYVCFPVALTATWAPAADGLTGALNVWTTASGPDAITGATPLANLKAGKIVLSSDSSATSQIPVDIDEGTTVELRRSALFRALALGRISGTMGVTSALLITIGGLYLFWTKTANRTIIVTLIVTYAALSQTLHSLGVAPVPAAWTAVLGGGFLFGAFFMATDPVSAPKTNLARIIYAIIIGVCTVVIRNFSIFNGGLMFSILIGNMFAPILDYAVRARQSAKKAGKGA
- a CDS encoding FMN-binding protein encodes the protein MREKRWFPILYMFVVTAFFSSIVIGVTSLTRRRVEANATLAFERAVLEVVPDLFDAPPSNAEVHPRFVELVAEPMASSGGAYTVTKDGRLVAYALPFLGQGFWAPIGGVIGIDADAKTVTGIAFYEQNETPGLGAEITKAPFRSQFKRKVLTDQGAPLGMRRPGAELDESSVHAITGATQTSTRLEGIINAALTEWRSKMGEEGTRP
- a CDS encoding Rnf-Nqr domain containing protein produces the protein MTPAATESENKKIILTGLWRDNPIFKQVLGICSTLAVTNLVLNTMVMCVALVFTLSLSSATVSLLRTLTPRNIRMMVETLIIAFYVIIVDVVLKAYWPDMSGNLGPYVGLIITNCIVMGRCEAFGNSNPPGRAFLDGTFSALGYSFVLLIIATFREVLGMGTFAGLAVPFFSGPAWDKWIIMVMPPGAFFMLAIVIWVFRSIQIGQEAKSK